One genomic region from Oncorhynchus gorbuscha isolate QuinsamMale2020 ecotype Even-year linkage group LG13, OgorEven_v1.0, whole genome shotgun sequence encodes:
- the LOC123994012 gene encoding high mobility group protein B1-like, with protein sequence MGKDPRKPRGKMSSYAYFVQTCRAEHKKKHPEASVNFAEFSKKCSERWKPMSPKEKGKFEDMAKQDKVRYEREMKNYIPPNGQKKKRFKDPNAPKRPPSAFFIFCADFRAKIKSEHPGLSIGDTAKKLGVMWNSSAAEEKKPYEKKAATLKEKYDKDIASYRTNGRVDTASSAAADDDEEEDDEEDDEDDDE encoded by the exons ATGGGGAAAGATCCTAGGAAACCGAGAGGCAAGATGTCGTCATATGCTTACTTCGTGCAGACCTGCAGGGCGGAGCATAAGAAAAAACACCCCGAAGCCAGTGTCAACTTCGCTGAGTTCTCCAAGAAATGCTCAGAGCGATGGAAG CCCATGTCTCCTAAAGAAAAAGGCAAGTTTGAAGACATGGCGAAGCAAGACAAGGTCCGCTACGAGAGAGAAATGAAGAACTACATCCCACCCAATGGCCAGAAAAAGAAGAGGTTCAAGGATCCTAATGCCCCCAAGAGACCACC GTCTGCGTTCTTCATCTTCTGTGCTGACTTCCGGGCCAAGATAAAGAGTGAGCACCCAGGCCTGTCCATTGGAGACACTGCTAAGAAGCTGGGAGTGATGTGGAACAGCTCTGCAGCTGAGGAGAAGAAGCCATACGAGAAGAAGGCCGCCACGCTGAAGGAGAAATACGACAAG GATATCGCCTCATACCGCACCAATGGTAGAGTGGATACGGCCTCCTCCGCAGCTGCTGACGACGACGAAGAAGAGGATGATGAGGaagatgatgaggatgatgacgaGTAG